Proteins from one Coffea arabica cultivar ET-39 chromosome 8c, Coffea Arabica ET-39 HiFi, whole genome shotgun sequence genomic window:
- the LOC113698382 gene encoding isoleucine N-monooxygenase 1-like: MNCTSGLRVDSRLRFTSMSWIPYFSGFMALVLLVFTMGKWIMICLKNNKPRFPLPPGPKPLPFFGCIFQMLRNRPTHRWIYKVMDDMNTEIACFRIFGVHIIPVTSPELAREFLKKHDSIFSNRPVCMSAELSSEGFLTTSLSPLGDQYKKMKRMIVSSVLSPAKHQWLHSKRAEEADHLVNYVYNQCKDDATAGLVDIRLATRHYLGNVIRKMIFNKRFFGKGMEDGGPGAEEVEHVNALFKLLAYMYAFSLSDYMPWMKIFDFDGHRKVLTMAIACVRRHHDPEIEKRIKTWESGLKNEEEDLLDVLIRLKDNKGRPLLTTEEIRAQITELMFATVDNPSNAVEWALAEMLNQPEMLQKATEEIDAVVGKDRLVQESDLARLKYVKACAKEALRLHPYAPFNVPHVSTQDTVVGGYFIPKGSHVILCRPGLGRNPRTWGDSLKFKPERHMNDMDDARMDLNDPELNMFSFSTGRRGCPGVLLGSTLTVMLLARLLQCFNWKIPSGLSQIDLAEGMDAGFLAKPLFAVAEPRFPQFN, translated from the exons ATGAATTGCACATCCGGTCTTCGTGTTGATTCACGCTTGAGATTTACCTCAATGTCATGGATCCCATATTTCTCAGGATTCATGGCTCTGGTTTTGTTGGTCTTTACAATGGGCAAATGGATAATGATTTGTCTAAAGAACAACAAACCTCGATTCCCTCTTCCTCCTGGCCCAAAACCCTTGCCTTTCTTTGGTTGCATTTTCCAGATGCTGAGAAACAGACCAACACATCGATGGATATACAAAGTCATGGATGATATGAATACCGAAATCGCTTGTTTCCGCATTTTCGGTGTTCACATCATTCCTGTCACTTCTCCTGAACTCGCTCGCGAGTTCTTAAAGAAACACGACTCGATTTTCTCCAACAGACCTGTTTGCATGTCTGCAGAACTTAGTAGTGAAGGATTCTTGACGACAAGCCTTTCTCCTTTGGGCGATCAatacaagaaaatgaagagaatgATCGTTTCCAGTGTGCTGTCACCTGCTAAACACCAATGGCTTCATAGCAAGCGAGCAGAGGAAGCAGATCATTTGGTTAACTATGTTTACAATCAGTGTAAGGACGACGCCACTGCTGGGCTAGTGGACATAAGATTGGCTACGCGACACTACTTGGGAAATGTGATTAGAAAGATGATTTTCAACAAGAGATTCTTCGGGAAAGGAATGGAAGATGGAGGACCAGGTGCTGAGGAAGTTGAACATGTTAATGCACTCTTCAAACTCCTTGCTTATATGTATGCATTTAGCTTATCCGATTACATGCCCTGGATGAAGATTTTTGATTTTGATGGCCACAGAAAGGTTCTTACCATGGCCATTGCATGTGTACGAAGGCACCATGATCCTGAAATTGAGAAAAGGATTAAAACGTGGGAGAGTGGCctgaaaaatgaggaagaagacCTTCTGGATGTCCTAATCAGGCTGAAAGATAACAAAGGCAGACCTCTCTTAACAACTGAGGAGATCAGAGCACAAATTACT GAACTAATGTTTGCAACAGTCGATAATCCATCAAATGCTGTGGAATGGGCATTAGCAGAGATGCTAAATCAACCTGAAATGCTTCAAAAAGCCACAGAAGAGATAGACGCCGTGGTTGGAAAGGATAGACTTGTTCAAGAATCTGATCTTGCGAGGCTGAAATATGTGAAGGCCTGCGCAAAAGAGGCCTTGCGGCTCCATCCATATGCACCCTTTAATGTTCCTCATGTATCTACTCAGGACACCGTTGTTGGTGGCTACTTCATCCCGAAAGGTAGCCATGTTATCCTGTGCCGTCCAGGACTTGGCCGTAATCCTCGAACTTGGGGGGATTCGCTAAAGTTCAAGCCTGAGCGCCACATGAATGACATGGATGATGCTAGAATGGATCTGAACGATCCAGAATTAAACATGTTTTCCTTCAGCACTGGAAGACGTGGATGTCCGGGAGTCCTTCTGGGTTCCACACTCACTGTAATGTTGCTGGCCAGACTTCTTCAATGCTTTAACTGGAAGATTCCATCAGGTCTTTCGCAAATTGATTTAGCAGAGGGAATGGATGCTGGCTTCCTTGCCAAACCTCTCTTTGCAGTTGCTGAACCACGATTTCCACAGTTCAACTAG